The following is a genomic window from Rhododendron vialii isolate Sample 1 chromosome 9a, ASM3025357v1.
TTTGCGCCTCATATTGAGAATAATCAAGAAACTTTATCCAAAACAATGACAAAATAAGCTTTATATGATATGACCAAGTTGCAAATTCATTGTAGGAGTGGGCCTATAATCCATGGAACTTTAAGATTCTCAATTTTCCTGAAATCTCATTAGTTGTCAATCTCATTGTGGAAGCAGTTCAAATTAAGTAAGTCACTCCCAAATGATAGGATCACAAGACCAACATGGATTCAATTCTAAAACATGAGCTACTGCAGCACAGAatctatttacaaaaatatagGCTCGCAACTGCTCGTCAATATGTAACAACTAACAAGACAACCTTGCATAACCTAGAAAATATAGTATAGCGAAGGCCGACAAGTGCTCCTTGTTTGCATCAAAAACCAGGTGTCCGCACCagcaaagggaaaaaaaaattggctccaGCGGCAGTCTGGTGGAGTCAGCTCCAAAGTTAAGTACCATGTCCAACACTCACCTATCAAGTCACTCATCATGAAGAGCTAGCCAATCCCCCAAATCCCCTGGTGGGGGGGTGTTGGAAGACAAGGAACAAGAGGAAGAGAAGAAACGAAAGAATGTACCAGGGAAAAACATGATGCATGACAACAATATCCATTACCAACAATAGTTTATAGTTAGTGCAGCAAGCCCGTCAGCGACCACAGCTGCAATTTCCAGTTGAGAACCCCTATCCTATAAGCTAATAGTTGAAATAATATTTTGCTTCCAGAAATCCAACCACCAGCAGTTTCCAGGACATGCAAACTTATCAAACCAAATATTCAAGGGGTGGACAACACACTCTTGCACGGATAACAAAAACTCTGCACGCACGCGtgggggtggagagagagagagagagagagagagagagagagagagagagagagagaactatcgGATGTAAGTTGTTAGGAATTTACTCAAACCAAAACTTAAATCATGTGTCTGGTTATGATGTAATGGCCTTGGTAAGAACTTAAATCATGTATCTGGTTATGCTGTAATGGCCTTGTAGATTACGATTAATTGATTAAGAGaaattatttcttctttatgaATAAGTACATCAGCTACTCTTTTAGATAAGCCGAATTTGCGAAGAGGGATATATCGTGGAGTAAGTTAgtgttgagacttgagagtttTACTCCAGTACTCCAGTATGCCTTGTTTGATCCCACACAACCATAGGTCATGCAGGCACATGGAGATttgaccacaaaaaaaattccactcaGTTTCTTCTAATACTGGTTTCATAACACTCTGTTCTCCTTTATTTGGGACAACCACGAGATCAGTAGCCTTATGAGAGTACCTTGAGCATTCTTGAGCTCTTCATTGCCATTCAACGACCCACACGTTCCAGATTGAATCACTTCACATCAAACCACACTTGCAGTGGCCTTGTATCTTTGGCCCTTTGTAACCGAGCCATCCAAAATGGAAATCAAAGCGTGGTGTGATTCAATCAAAAAGAGCTGATAAGGTAAGAGCAAGTGGAAATCTATCTCGCGGAATATTCAAGAAAAGACTTCAGAGGTCGATGTTCCAGATAAGGTTTGTACTTTCTAGCTTCGGTGGTGGATTTAATTACGTTGTTGAGGATCATTGGATTGTGTAGTTTTTAGCCTTAGGGAATCACTTGTTGAGGTTCATACATGAAAAGCTTAGGTCTCCTTCCTTGCATCTTTTGTTTCCCATGGATTGATAAGTTAGAATGACTAATGAGTTCGAACTAGGATTCTGCCCAGGTAAACAAAAGCTTGGTAAAAGAGACCGAGAAATTAAGTAAGGAGCAATCACACATGTAAGGTAAGCAAAGTGCTACGAGCTAAAGACTTGGGATTTTGTCCAACCACAGTCACTCCAAATCACAGTTCAAGGCACCCTAATGGATTTCAATTGAAAAGGCTTCCCAAAGGCATTGAAGGAAAGGTAGGATATCCGCTTTTATGGCAAAACAGTTACCACAGGCTTAGAGAAAGACAGGGCAGCAATAGAATAGCTCGAATGGCTGTTGTGTTCCTATTTGACCCCCAGTATTCTCAGGTAAAGGAATTATTTACTTGCCCTTCTGAATGAGGACCATGGAACAGAGACTATCCCTGCTTAGTTCAGTGCATATTTGACAAGGCCAGAGAAATCActtgttttcttgtttgtaTTCCGTATTTACATGTGGTTATCACAAGGCTATCCGAAACCAAATAAGGGAAAATCAAAGGAGAAAAGTGTATCTAACCATGTATAGAGGATGCGCTCCAAGGACTTCTGAACCGCTGCTTGCTGAAAGAAGGTGACATCAGGAACGGTTCTGGGACAATCCACGGAAATCTAACTAGGACAAAGAAGGTAAATCCTGTAAGAGGTTAGAATATGCAGTAGAAAACACGGAACAGTTAAGGCAAGCAATAATTGGAATGGCGTTTAGTTAGTATCCTCACTACCTGGCGAAGCATGGTAATCTCCTCATCTGTACGCTGAATATCTGGAATGTCAAAATACTGAGCAACACAATCGAGATATTCAAGACGCTTTCTTCTCAGAACTCCCTCCCTTCTATCTGAATTAGTGGGTGCATATCCCTGTTGACAGTGaacttttttcatttaaaaaatgcaaCAATTCAATAAACATCTGGTTAGCAAAGCATCACATCAAGTATGCGCTTTCCTGTTTCACAAAAGGAATTAATTGTCATAGAATGCTTCTGAATCAGCAGACAAGGAGCTAGAGTTGTATACACCAATTACAGCCATATTTCAAAGTCCTAAAAGAACCACAACATAATACTTGCAAAACAAGGGTTGGATGACAAAATATGGTTAGCAGACCGATGAGTCCAAGACTATATAAATGCAAAAGAAACAGTAGAATCTCTTGCCTGTAATCTTGGTGAAAAAAGACCACATGCATGTCGAACAATATAAAATTTAAGTCCAAACCTAGTCCACTTATTATTTATTATGTGTGAAAGGAGTTCAGTTTGGAAACCTCCATCCTACTTCATATTTCTTGTTGGTCCCTGCATCCAACGATTACCAACAATATGGGTCTCAGGGAGAGGGAAATAATTGCACAGGAGGGCACTTTTAAAGAAGCTTTAATAAAACTGCACACATAACATGTGATGACATTGCCCAATCATCATGTACCAAGCCCAATTAGGAAAATGATGGAGACACGTATTCTGAAAGAGAACGAAACCATTAAATCAAGCCAAAACCCAAGATTACAGCAGGTAAGAATGCCTTCTAAACAGATATAGTTTGTAATATTGGTATCGGTCCCCATACCGGTATCGGTTGCAATGTGGCGGTTTCAGGGCGTGTCATCCGTAGCGCAAGGGTATCACTGACCATCAGTGACCGTaggtgtgaatttttaaaattccgCACAACATATCACTGATACCACCGTTACGTATCAGCCGATACCGTTACGTATAATCGATACATATGCGACTTTCCTTCACACCGCAATATCGGTCGTATCAGAACTTGGTACCTATGATACCGATACATATCAGCCAATACTGATACGTATCAATGATATTTCAAACCATAAGGCTAAGCCCTAGCTTAGCTCCAACCTGGATTGTTATTACTGGTCCATTTGGAAGGCGCCAAATAAATATAAACTAAGCACAACCATAGACAGCATAATCCTGGCACAAATGTAATGGAAAATTCTGCGTATAGACTTGTCTTGTTTTTGTATATACCTGCACTAGTCATGCCAAGCCCTTTATACCATAATGAAGGCATCATCTGCCAACCCAGTAGACAAAAAGCAATGACTTTATACATTCTGATCGTTGGATGCATTGACAAATACTACCAGTCAAAATGCCTCATAAAGTTAGTACTTGGTGTGTTACAAGTCAAGCTTACCAAAAGAAGCCTCCACACAGTTGGCCGCAAATATGGTGGGACGCCACTCCAAGCTAACTCGCGCAATTTGTCTGCAATATAGGTCATCAGGtaatagaaatttttttgttaatgtttgCAGCTCATAAAACGAAAATGTTGAGATGGATGTGTGCCAAGACTTTGCAAGAGAGAATAATAAACGAAACCTTTGCAGAATGAAAGCGGTAGTACCGACAAAAGATAAGATGAcagaaaatagattaaggtggtttggacatgtctatCACAAATAGTTCGATGCTATAGTGAGGAGCGATATGGTTATTGTAGATGGTAGCAATAAAGGGAGAGGTAGATCAGACTTGACTTTAGAGACAGTAGTTCGAGAAGACCTAGGTCTCTTGGATATCACAGAACAGGATGCCCTCAACAAAGCTCAATGGGGAGAACAaatcatgtagccgaccccaattgattaggACTTAAGGCTCAGTTCGATTTGGTTTGATTACAGCACCTAAAacctgatatatatatatatatatataaaataaaacagCTCAGTATTTGAATCCTATGTACATAAATCTAACGGCCCAAACTTATCCttcataaatcctacggctgCAAAGAGTCAGAGGGCTGGAAAATCCTATTTTCAATCTTCTCTAACCTTTCCTATtccaactctcttttgttatggaaagataGAAAGCAATAAAACTTCATTGTCAAAAAAAAGagccggattttgaaataagaaaggGAAGTAATATTTGAAACcttagcactctctctctccccgaagCAAGGCGAAATCTTCTCTAACTTTTTCCTATcccaactctcttttgttatgggaagatagaaagtaataaaatttcatgtatAAAATTAGTGCAAAGCAAAtcgtaaactaaacaaaagggtaagaaatatttttgctTATCGGTTgatcaatttcattttttttgatgtgtttttttttgtaaactaaacaaaagggtaagaaataaaatatgtttgatcctaatttaagaaaaaaatcttTCCGTATAAATCAGTTTCGTTGGCTGGGTGGTTAATAGTTCCacaattcattttagttgtattcaaaatgcgttgcgccgtgccttcaggcacaggcaaactctagtatatatatacacaaaatcAAACGGAAAAAACTTTAACTTGTGCCTCAAATTAATATAAAGTAAACTGTATACGAAAATTCCCTAGAGTATGATATAATAGTACGCACATCACTTTTAATCGCCTAAGCGGCAAGCCACGTCGCGGTGGGCCCATTCTGACCCTTCTTAAACACGAGACGGAGGATTTGGATTACGGCATTACACATGGTACTATGTATCCTACTTACTCAGCACTCCCCGAGGATGAGTTGGCCGCTGGGCCGCTACTTTATATAAGGAGGACTTGCAATATTTATCCTCCACCATACACTCTCTTCGCACTATAGGGGCTACACTCTCTTTACAACATGTTAACAATACACTTGCTgcaatattctctctctctctctctctctctctctctctctctctccccacttTGGTTGCCTTAGCTCTCTCcctttacacacacacacacacacactcactctctctctctccactccgGTTGCCTCAGCTCTCTCCCTTTACACTCTCTTCGCACTATCGGGACTAACTCTCTTTACAACATGTTAACAATACACTTAGTGCAATATTTATTCTCCATCATACATAATTAAAGATATTCCAAGTCAAAAAACTTTTAGATGTACAATAAACAAGGTTTATTCGTTTCCATCTAAATTGTTATGTTAGAGCTTGTCCAACATTGGTTAGTTATAACTGATAACCCACAAAACTAGTATGAGCCTCTACAGCTTTCCCTCCTTACCCAATTGCTTTTGAGTTGGATActtaaacatttttattttgaaagtgaCAAAAAGTTGGATATCCCTTATGTCCATCTAAACCGCGttgtgttagagcttgtccaaCATCAATTAGTTATAAACTCCAAACTAGTATTTCAGCCTATGCAGCTTTCACTCATTGCCCAATTGCTATTGAGTTGGAtacttaaaacattttttttttcttgaatggcTAAGAAAAGTTGGATACTTAAACATGGTATCAAAGgtaggcttttggacaagactcccTTGTTTTTATTGCCCCTTGCCCCCTTGTTTTGCGTTAAGTTCACCTTGTTTTGTAGATCCCTATGTTATAGATATTTGTTCACATCTCCACATGAGTTAGAGGTCGCACACGTAGGCtctgtcccacattggttgccTTCAACCCCCAAATCTAGTGTATCCCTAAGAGTCTCTGCATTCATTCTCAATTGGCTTTGAGTTAGATACTTTTAACAGATTGAAAGGTTTATGTTTCCTAGGAGACCAACATGAAACATAAATAGAATCCCAAAATTTCGACGTTTCAACCAAAcataccaaaacacaccaaaattcTACAAAACATGCAGAGGCGTTGAGTTGTTTTAAATTCTTTTGACATTTCCATTATGTTTTGGATATGTTTTCCAAGTGATTCTGAAGCATTCAATATACTGCCAAAGCATTACCTTTTCCAAACTGAGACAATGTGCCAAAACAGAATTTTGATATTTGACAATAAATACCAACACAGGGAGTAACTAAGAGAATAGTGTGGCCCCCCCAGTATCTAATTCTGTAAATACTACATGCAATAAACAATGGACAATCAAGCCCCCATTGTTATGCTGGAATTGAACATGCCCCAAGGGGATGTAAACTATTTGTCGTAAAAACAATAAGAGGATAAAAATAGATCATTTTTTGCTCAGCATATCTGCTTGTTGAAATAAGGAACAACCGACAGAATTCTAGAATCAGCAAGAAGATAAACTTAAACGTATAACGGGTAGGATCCTAGAGTATTTGACAGCATCACTAGCATCTACGCCTCTAGAAGAAGCCTTCCGTACAAACATGTTTAACCCTAGAACATCTCCTTTCCAGATTATCATCCTTTTCCATAAACTAAAGAACCAAACCTCAAAGGTAAAAGGGTAGAAAATCAATAGTAGTATACCTAAGATGACTGTTGGGCCTGATAATGCTTTTGTGAACTTCATCAGCCTTGCAGAATCAGTAGCTCTAGCACCAATGGTCGACTTCTGAGACTCTTTGGAAGTATCCTCTCCACTGGAGGTTGATGTTCTTGACTTGTTACCAGTTGAATTAGTACTTGGAGTGCTTTTACTTTGGATATCATCCTTCATTGATGAACAAATAAATGGCTTAAAACAGACGAAATCACCAATGTCCAAGGCATGAGTTTGATATTACTATAATAGTCTTGGTAACCACAGCCCAATcgccaataaaaaaaactacagaaaatgcaaaaaaagtttgaaacacATTTCACAAAATGCAATATTCTTTCACAGATTTTGTATACACTTCTCTAGGATAGCAATGCACTTTTACCCATTAAGGGGCAGCCGTTTGCATTCCTTTTCTATAAATGAACCAAATTATAAGCATGTTATTACTTATTCGTAGTAACTGCCATTACCTCAACAGAGTCATCCAGCCATTCACTTGTTCCGGCATGTTTATTTGAGAAACTCCTGTCGGTATCCGGAGAGCGTAAGCTTGAGTCGCTTAGTGGGTCAGATCTACGTGTTAACATAACCTTGCCAGGGAAGCTGCGACCTTTAAGAAGCCTAAATAGTGATGAAAGGATGAATCAGATACAGAACCATTTTATGTAACATATTCCTCATGTGGACAATGATAGTTAAGCTCCCACCACATACTGATGAAATCACAAAGTTGTATGCAATAAAGGCAATATGCAGTAAACTGTTATAGTTCGAGACAAATTGGTACAATATATCCCTTTGAGGCAAACTGGTGATCTTGAAACTACTAAGAATATGGAACTTGGATTCAATGCAGCAAAGTCAATTTTTAGCCACTAAATGAAATAAATTTATTTACGTACAAGAGCAACAAGCCTAAAACCAATTCATCCAACTCTTGAAACTGAAAGTTATACTACTCGTGACCAGTACAAGAACATGCACACACCACAAAAGCAACAAACCCTATTGGCTTCAATTCTCATAACATTACTAGAGTTTTGCAGATACAGAGACATGGGCGCGCGCACAGCTTATAAGCTTACATGTATATAATTATGCATGCACAGACTAAGGGTGCGTTTccgctaaactaaatggactaaatCACATGTTTTCACgaatttaggctccgtttgtttcgatgtaaaatgttttataatgtaaaatattttccatgtaaaatgttttttcagaaaacaaacttccaacttttatttttcggtgtttggttggcacttgaaaatattttcagaaatcaataaaatagtgtagaaagagaggggggagggcttaaacggtggagagatctgagaatattagaATTAAACGTGGATCTGGACTGACGATTAAGAAAACTGAGTAGTGAGAATTACAGTAGAAGGCAGCgagttcatttcgaaaaataacttacggaagatttaagggtaagtcattttcatccaattgatggaaaatgttttacatgtaaaatgtttttctaattttttccaCAACCAAACatcgaaaaataagtaaaacattttactagaaaacattttacgcccaaacaaacggagccttatagGCAgatcattctcctcacatacatcaactaaaataccatttagcgGAATCAACTTGACTATTGTCATGCCTGTAGTCCATTAGTTTAGCATAaaagcaccctaagagagcaaGAGACAGACAGATAGAGAGAAGATTTGATCTTTCTCGTGTAGAATATACGCTCTATGCAGAAAAAATAGGTTGATAAGCATTGAAAAAACAAGCACAAAATCCTCCAATAAAGTTACAAACCTAAAAACCAGAACACCCACATTACCCTTTTCACTAACCAAATCTAGTGCAAATCAATTCTAAGCTATCCCAAAACAAATCACCAAATCCCAAAACAGATCAGACTACATATTATCAAAACCCACCAAATTCAATCAGATCCGGGCGATTTTCTCACCTCTAAATCTAAAATTTCCGATCCTACAAACATTTCTCCCAAATGGGTACTCCAATCTGGTGAAAAATTAAACGAGTTCCACTGAAATTAAAATTCTGGGTTTTGGAGCACAGTCATTGGGATCCAGATGAACTAAGTAGGGAATTGCAGAAAGGACATACATACCCCTGTACATTTCTTAGCGTTTGGTTGAGACTTGTGAGAGTGGTATTACTGCTATCTTTTCTTCGATCTTCGTCTCTGCTGTTAGTGTTGCTGCCGTTCATGGTTTCAGGGCAACGACCGTACTCTGCTTGTTCTTCCCTTGTCCCTTTTCAAACCTGAGCAGAGCTTATCAGAGAGGAAGTGGAAATTTTCAATTACACCCTTCTACTTTAACCATTTTCATACACACCCTTCAACTATTCTTACATAGTAAATTACGTCTCGACTCTTGaacctttactcaaattttaacTTTATGAAGAAAAATTTCATCTGCTATGTTCCAATGGACAAACccaaacataaacacaaatttgagtaaaaaggtCTAATGAGAACATAGTTATGAATTGTGaacaacaaaacaatccttCAAAAATATGAGTAAATGTTTAAGTCTCTCttgattttgtgaaaattttagaaaaactaaTGTGATTCAAGTTTGAGTCAAGGATTAAAGTAACTTTAGAGGGATTTCtactcaaaattttgttttcatttagTCACTAAAAAGAGTAAGGTTTGCTTGGCTAGATGCCATGGAATCGATTGATCTATGTACAAACTCACATAGGGCCCAGAAAAATATTGACCATATggataataattaatttttacgCATCCAATTGACACATACGTTTAAACCCTGTATAGAGCTAGACATGGTACTGAGATAAGTCGGCTATGAGGCTTGGTTGGCTTAGTATTAATATTGTTGTAAACGAATTCTATTTGCTCTATCTCTACTTATTAACCCGCTTCtacacaagtttttttttaaatcgttTTTATCACGCTGTAGAGCACTATCCTGATCTCCTTTTCATAATATACAAGGCAGATTTTGTTGCCGCCGGAGATGAGTTGGATATGATTTTacagttaaaaaaataagttaatcgcaaatctataaatatatgATCAAGACTTTATTTTTGAATCATAATAACCATCcaattttcttgaaaaacaCATATTGAAAATCTTCTCAAATTACTATAATTCGCGAGAGCAATAATTGAAAGAGGTCGTGACTCGGGAGCACGAGAACTAATAAAAAAGAGGTCGTGAGCAGTGAGCACCAGTGGAGAGCACAGTTGGAATTGAACTCTCGCTCTCGTTAAACCCTAGATGGATACGAGTAGAATCTCTCTCGCTCTATTTTCCATcaaatttctataaaaaaaaaaaaaaaccgaaccCTAAACATTCAAAATACCTGCGTGCGTGCGTGAGACCAGAAACAGAGATGGAGGAGTTTCTATTGACGGACAGCGAATCGTTGTACGCCAAAGTCAAGTACCAAGAAAAACAGCTCAAACTCAAGAGAAGGTCAGTgcgaatttctttctttcagtTCAACATGTAAAAATATTATGCTCTCAGGAAACCCAGTTcgttttttgtgctttttatttatttattttgtatctGTTGGACTGCTGCTAAAAGAACTGCTTTGTTTGCCATCAACTGGTAGAATTCTTCGCTCTTGTTTACCCCTTCTTTATCTTGCCATTCCAGCAACATGCTCTGTTTGGGattgcttcaaaaaaaatttcacgaagggaattttttttattactcccAATCTGTTTGGTggagtttttgtttctttttttttggtaacctgATGTCCGAGCCACCTTACTCTTGAAGTTAACAACCGGGTAATCCCTCCAGGGGCCCAAGGTTTGGATTGTTTTGGCCCAAGTGGATTTCAAACATTCGAACTCATGGAGTTTTACAATTGTTAGTTTTTTCATgcccacttggccaaaccccttgCGGTTTTTGTTCTATATTGgggttgtattttgttttacttttcctaTTACTATGACAAACTAAGTATTAGGCCCAAATATTGCTGGGTAtgcatttttgttaaaaaatatgaactttTTCTCATAAATTAAAAGAGCCATTGATATCTCAGAAATTGTCgaaaaaagtttgttttttctGACAAAACTTATTATGTTTAATTTCttattttgcggaccgaacaactTTTTGAGACAGTGAAGGATTccaaaaaaagggaagaagaaaataagaagcTTTTTAGACACCCCAAGGAGTGCCTAAGTCTCAATTAATTGGCTCTGCTACTAAAATGAAGCAGAAATCTGCAGTGAAGAAGGAATGGGAACAAAGGGCAGAGTGGAACTAACTCCAGAGTGTATTGTAATTTCTCATATGGCAGAGTGGAACAAATGGAACCAAAAGCATTGCTccgataaattttctttgcaaaaTTTGTGGCAATAATATCCTAAAATAGTTAAGATGACAGAGAACACTAAAATGCTATATTTCCCAACTTTATATTTTTGAAGATCTGAAATTATTATGTATTTCAAATCTTCCCCAAAAAGTCAGAAAATACTTAGAGGACATAATTACCCTTAATTTTGCTAAAAGATAGTTATCCAAATAGTTGATCATTTGGGCTGCATTGAAGTTGGACGGTTTCTCTATGGATAACAGGCTCTCAAAATACTAGTGGCATAGTTGTTATTAGGATTCGTTTAACTACGGACAATTGTACAAAAGGAATGTACCAGAAGGACAATTACAAATTTGAGGAATATTTTCCCGTTGTGTAAGTATATGAATTGGTCAGATGGTATACTGTTAAATCTTATGCTCTTAATTTCTGTCATATTTAAATGTTTGAGAGGTTCTACTGGTACAGATGCAAGTATCTGTACCAGTGTGTACAAATCTCTTTTTGGTCCCATTTtgagtctcaaaaaaatgatcggaaccactcattttatttaaaatactttatttacGGCTCCTAcgaaaaataagttcaatccgGTATCGGTTAGGGCGTCTACAAAATGTCCAACTTTGTCCCAAAAATTAAGCCTGAATTcgaaagcaaagttggatgtttcctAAATGCTCTTTCCGATACccgattgagcttattttttgcaaggaccataagcaaagtattttaaacaaaatgagcgactccgattatttttttgagatccaaaaCGGGCCCAAAAAAGGGTTTGTACCCATTGGTACAGATATAAATCTGTACCATTAGACTTTTTGTATTTAAATCAACTTCTTATAGCATGAAGTTATAGTTACACTCATGCGAAAGCCAAAAGGTGGATCAAGGTTTGGCAGATGTTTAAACAACTACGTTAGTAGTGTATCCACTTTGTGAAATGCAGAATTTCCAGTGGGataatttcatttcattaaacAACGCATCTTTTTGAGTTAATTTCCAACATTTTCTTTGTAATGAGGTCTGTACCTTCTGATTTTACATGACGTTTCATGgaaattttgggtatggagcTTGAGGTAATCAGTTTGGGTCTGGGCAGGTGGTTGATGGGACTTACTTTATCTGATTCTGAGCAACAGCAGGTAATCAAAATGAAGCTTCGGGAAAACAAGTAAGGCCACAATTCTTTCGACCATGTTTGTTTTGAGACTCTAGACTCAAACTTTTCTCTCTGTGCACGGTCTCCAATaagtttttttctctcatttctctatctatctctctccactcattaccctagaaaactacctcaaaacccaaaacaaacatggcCAAACATGTCCTAAATGAAAGTCTGTGAATATGACTGTTGTATGAATccagtttttaaaatttgagtttgacaCTTGTTG
Proteins encoded in this region:
- the LOC131301929 gene encoding GTPase-activating protein GYP1, producing MNGSNTNSRDEDRRKDSSNTTLTSLNQTLRNVQGLLKGRSFPGKVMLTRRSDPLSDSSLRSPDTDRSFSNKHAGTSEWLDDSVEDDIQSKSTPSTNSTGNKSRTSTSSGEDTSKESQKSTIGARATDSARLMKFTKALSGPTVILDKLRELAWSGVPPYLRPTVWRLLLGYAPTNSDRREGVLRRKRLEYLDCVAQYFDIPDIQRTDEEITMLRQISVDCPRTVPDVTFFQQAAVQKSLERILYTWAIRHPASGYVQGINDLATPFLVVFLSEFLEGSVDDWTTLDLPPEKISDIEADCYWCLSKLLDGMQDHYTFAQPGIQRLVFKLKELVRRIDEPVSRHIEEQGLEFLQFAFRWFNCLLIREIPFHLVTRLWDTYLAEGDALPDFLVYIFASFLLTWSDKIQKLDFQEMVMFLQHLPTENWNHVELEMVLSRAYMWHTMFKSSPSHFSS